A single window of Enterobacteriaceae bacterium ESL0689 DNA harbors:
- a CDS encoding pilus assembly protein, with product MRHRLLRFIIHFWRHEHGAVTVIFAIMLPLLILFYSVAFDGARMQSGRARLEDAINQGALAVAMTDNRNLSAEDKKQNIELLHNYISWYLPDATVSDQDLVISEKLQYHASSSEKLASIEYNASGVVNLRPIISGNRSTGSAATGVGFEESVKVNGGGNNGKVRRFIKGNAVSTDYALVLDFSGSMNRSSAEPGMTRIALLKKVVQKFSSDMLSNRTLANKISIVPFSIGVPVILPGSNPFGGNNFGCSYVGKFIAKYENLDMKFWYNKAENTNSRFPAFSYNADRTLFNWYKNVVGVATGQSLAEMVTKGWCVKNPQSVMGINGGRAEYSCDADRYARLSENEAKFRAEFPLVKELIDYHRQTYATFNRYTMDFAGLVEGDYMFSDRSIFTYNYVVNSDITRPFVEDCVSAFGRNVNITTAKSALTDRSVKPESYLIDLTDDISVIDQIQQMAAVWRAENINSLGMLRALPVLAKGKNPRKVIIVISDGIDTEYSGSSNNHYPDHIGLTEELFVKYDLCEKIKSGLKRYPAGTPTTEADIFFIFTVDNEEALASFEMWGDHCAGRNNIFLATNYQQLITTLNNITNRSSINYVNDKE from the coding sequence ATGCGTCATCGCTTATTACGTTTTATTATTCATTTCTGGCGCCATGAACATGGCGCGGTAACGGTAATATTTGCCATCATGCTACCGTTATTAATACTGTTTTATTCCGTTGCTTTCGATGGTGCAAGAATGCAAAGCGGGCGCGCCAGGCTGGAGGATGCGATCAATCAGGGGGCGCTGGCTGTGGCGATGACCGATAATCGCAATCTCAGTGCAGAAGACAAAAAACAAAATATTGAGTTATTACATAATTACATTAGCTGGTATTTACCCGATGCTACAGTGTCTGATCAGGATCTGGTCATCAGCGAAAAATTACAGTATCACGCTAGCAGTAGCGAAAAACTGGCATCCATAGAATACAATGCCAGCGGGGTGGTTAATTTACGACCGATAATATCTGGCAACAGGAGCACAGGATCCGCTGCAACCGGGGTCGGATTTGAAGAATCAGTTAAAGTGAATGGCGGCGGCAATAACGGGAAAGTACGAAGATTTATTAAAGGCAACGCGGTATCGACAGATTATGCGCTGGTGCTGGATTTTTCGGGATCGATGAATCGTTCATCCGCTGAACCCGGTATGACGCGAATTGCTTTGCTGAAAAAAGTGGTGCAAAAATTCTCCAGTGATATGTTAAGTAACCGTACGCTAGCCAATAAGATCAGTATTGTTCCGTTTAGCATCGGTGTACCAGTGATCCTGCCTGGCAGCAATCCTTTTGGCGGCAATAACTTTGGCTGCTCATATGTTGGTAAATTTATAGCGAAATATGAAAATCTGGATATGAAGTTCTGGTATAACAAAGCAGAAAATACCAACAGTCGATTTCCGGCCTTCTCTTACAATGCGGATCGCACCTTGTTTAACTGGTATAAAAATGTTGTGGGGGTAGCAACCGGGCAATCGCTGGCTGAGATGGTGACAAAAGGCTGGTGCGTGAAAAATCCACAATCAGTCATGGGCATCAATGGCGGGCGAGCAGAATATAGCTGTGATGCCGATCGCTATGCCCGTTTATCTGAAAATGAAGCGAAGTTTCGAGCTGAATTTCCTTTAGTTAAAGAACTTATCGACTATCACCGTCAAACATATGCCACCTTCAACCGATATACCATGGATTTTGCTGGTCTGGTGGAGGGGGACTATATGTTTTCCGACCGTTCGATATTCACTTATAACTATGTCGTCAATAGCGATATTACCAGACCATTTGTGGAGGATTGTGTCTCGGCATTTGGCCGCAACGTGAACATCACCACCGCAAAAAGTGCACTAACCGATAGATCGGTAAAGCCTGAGTCATATCTTATCGATTTAACAGATGATATTTCGGTTATTGATCAGATTCAGCAGATGGCGGCAGTGTGGAGAGCGGAAAATATTAACTCGCTGGGAATGTTACGTGCGCTGCCGGTTCTGGCGAAAGGTAAGAACCCACGTAAAGTGATCATTGTGATATCGGATGGTATCGATACCGAGTATTCTGGCTCATCTAATAACCACTATCCTGATCATATTGGTCTGACTGAAGAGTTGTTTGTTAAGTATGATTTATGTGAAAAGATAAAATCCGGGCTAAAACGCTATCCCGCCGGTACACCGACCACAGAAGCTGATATCTTCTTTATTTTTACGGTCGATAATGAAGAAGCGCTCGCTTCTTTCGAGATGTGGGGTGATCATTGTGCCGGAAGAAATAACATTTTTCTCGCGACCAATTATCAGCAGCTAATAACCACATTAAATAACATTACTAACCGATCATCGATTAATTATGTTAATGATAAAGAATAA
- the kdsA gene encoding 3-deoxy-8-phosphooctulonate synthase — protein MKQKVVNIGDIKVANDLPFVLFGGMNVLESRDLAMRICEHYVTVTQKLGIPYVFKASFDKANRSSIHSYRGPGLEEGMKIFHELKQTFGVKIITDVHEASQAQPVAEVVDVIQLPAFLARQTDLVAAMAKTGAVINIKKPQFVSPGQMGNIVDKFIEGGNDKVILCDRGANFGYDNLVVDMLGFGVMKKVSGYSPVIFDVTHALQCRDPFGAASSGRRAQVSELARAGMGVGLAGLFLEAHPDPRQAKCDGPSALPLNKLEPFLKQMKAIDELVKSFAELDTSD, from the coding sequence ATGAAACAAAAAGTGGTTAACATTGGTGATATCAAGGTCGCCAATGATCTGCCGTTCGTGCTGTTTGGTGGTATGAACGTGCTGGAGTCCCGTGATCTGGCGATGCGTATCTGTGAACACTATGTCACGGTGACACAAAAACTGGGCATTCCTTATGTGTTCAAAGCCTCTTTTGATAAAGCCAACCGTTCCTCGATTCACTCCTATCGTGGCCCCGGGCTGGAAGAGGGAATGAAAATTTTTCACGAACTGAAACAAACGTTCGGGGTGAAAATCATTACCGATGTCCATGAAGCCAGCCAGGCGCAGCCGGTTGCCGAGGTGGTTGATGTGATTCAGCTACCGGCGTTCCTTGCCCGTCAGACCGATTTAGTGGCTGCGATGGCGAAAACCGGCGCGGTTATCAACATCAAGAAACCGCAGTTTGTCAGCCCCGGACAGATGGGAAATATTGTCGATAAGTTTATCGAAGGCGGGAACGATAAGGTAATTTTATGTGATCGTGGGGCGAACTTTGGCTATGACAACCTGGTGGTTGATATGCTGGGTTTTGGCGTGATGAAGAAGGTTTCTGGTTATTCACCGGTTATCTTTGATGTCACCCATGCCTTACAGTGCCGTGATCCGTTTGGTGCCGCATCCAGTGGTCGTCGGGCACAGGTGAGCGAACTGGCGCGTGCCGGAATGGGCGTAGGGCTGGCAGGATTATTTCTGGAAGCGCATCCTGATCCCCGCCAGGCAAAATGTGACGGGCCTTCAGCACTGCCACTGAATAAACTGGAACCGTTTCTCAAACAGATGAAAGCGATTGATGAACTGGTGAAAAGTTTCGCTGAACTGGATACCAGTGACTGA
- the sirB1 gene encoding invasion regulator SirB1, whose translation MRSLADFEFNKALLCDGMVLISELIRDDFPTHYVQHELERLLHLAEEEIAGCWDQERQLERLLDLFYYEWGFRGSEGVYRLSDALWIDKVLLNRQGSAVSLGAILLWIAQRLSLPLVPVIFPTQMLLRADLESSQQIWLINPFNGDTLDEHTLEVWLKGNISPLAELFNEDLEEADNAEVIDKLLDTLKSALVAEQQMELALRVSEVLLQINPEDPYEIRDRGLIYAQLECEHVALRDLSYFIEQCPEDPISEMIRAQINTISHKHIILH comes from the coding sequence ATGAGATCATTAGCTGATTTCGAATTTAATAAGGCGCTGTTGTGTGACGGGATGGTCCTTATTTCTGAATTAATCCGTGACGATTTTCCGACCCATTATGTACAGCATGAGCTTGAGCGTTTATTACATCTGGCAGAGGAAGAAATTGCCGGATGCTGGGATCAGGAGCGTCAGTTAGAGCGATTACTCGATCTGTTCTATTACGAATGGGGATTCCGGGGTTCTGAGGGGGTTTATCGGCTATCAGATGCCTTATGGATAGATAAAGTGCTGTTAAATCGTCAGGGAAGTGCTGTTTCTTTAGGGGCGATCCTGTTATGGATCGCTCAGCGTCTGTCACTGCCACTGGTGCCGGTTATTTTTCCGACACAGATGTTACTGCGGGCAGACCTGGAAAGCAGCCAGCAAATTTGGTTAATCAATCCATTTAATGGTGACACGCTGGACGAACACACGCTGGAAGTCTGGCTGAAGGGCAACATCAGTCCGCTTGCTGAACTGTTCAACGAAGATCTGGAAGAGGCCGATAACGCTGAAGTGATTGATAAACTACTGGATACGTTAAAATCAGCGCTGGTGGCAGAACAGCAAATGGAGCTGGCGTTACGTGTCAGCGAAGTGTTACTCCAGATTAACCCTGAAGATCCTTATGAAATCCGTGATCGTGGGCTGATTTACGCCCAGCTTGAGTGTGAGCATGTTGCCTTGCGCGATCTCAGCTATTTTATCGAACAATGTCCCGAAGATCCGATAAGCGAAATGATCCGGGCGCAAATTAATACAATCTCGCATAAACACATTATTCTTCATTAA
- the prmC gene encoding peptide chain release factor N(5)-glutamine methyltransferase produces the protein MTFRQWLQQAAASLVASESPRRDAEILLGHVTGKSRTAIIAFDETVLTTEQLTMLEALLARRQRGEPIAYLVGEREFWSLPLRVSATTLIPRPDSECLVEQALARLPATPCQILDLGTGTGAIALALASERPDCQITAVDVMPAAVMLARQNAERLAISNVRIQQSHWFSALARQPFSMIVSNPPYIDEADPHLAEGDVRFEPRSALVAADKGLADLAHIIAEGRHFLTPDGVMLLEHGWQQGAAVRALFREAGYSDITTCRDYGDNERLTLGWASNRERAD, from the coding sequence ATGACCTTTCGTCAATGGCTTCAGCAGGCTGCGGCCTCGCTTGTCGCCAGTGAAAGCCCACGGCGTGATGCGGAAATTTTGCTCGGGCATGTCACCGGGAAATCGCGAACGGCGATCATCGCCTTTGATGAGACGGTGCTGACGACAGAGCAACTGACGATGCTTGAGGCGTTACTGGCGCGTCGTCAGCGCGGTGAACCGATCGCTTATCTGGTCGGTGAGCGTGAATTCTGGTCGTTACCCTTGCGTGTCTCCGCGACCACACTGATACCACGTCCGGATAGTGAATGCCTTGTCGAACAGGCGCTGGCGCGATTGCCCGCCACGCCGTGTCAGATCCTGGATTTAGGCACTGGCACCGGGGCGATTGCGCTGGCGTTAGCCAGTGAACGGCCGGACTGCCAGATAACGGCGGTTGACGTTATGCCCGCAGCGGTAATGCTGGCGAGGCAAAATGCCGAACGGCTGGCGATAAGCAATGTCCGCATCCAGCAGAGTCACTGGTTCAGCGCCCTGGCGAGGCAACCGTTCAGCATGATTGTCAGCAATCCCCCCTATATTGATGAAGCCGATCCCCATCTTGCCGAGGGTGACGTGCGCTTTGAGCCGAGAAGTGCGCTGGTTGCCGCCGATAAGGGGCTTGCTGACCTCGCGCATATTATTGCCGAAGGTCGCCATTTCCTGACACCCGATGGTGTGATGCTACTGGAACATGGCTGGCAACAGGGGGCAGCGGTACGGGCACTGTTTCGCGAGGCGGGTTACAGTGATATCACCACCTGTCGTGACTATGGTGACAATGAGCGCCTGACGCTGGGATGGGCTTCGAACAGGGAAAGGGCTGACTGA
- the chaA gene encoding sodium-potassium/proton antiporter ChaA — MMHTNEAVKTRHKETSLLFPILALTALFFFGSSQSLPAVIAVNLLALVGILCSAFSVVRHADVLAHRLGEPYGSLILSLSVVILEVSLISALMATGNAAPTVMRDTLYSIIMIVTSGLVGFALLLGGRKFATQYMNVLGIKQYLITLFPLAIIVLVFPMALSKGNFSTGQALLVALISAAMYAVFLLIQTKTHQSLFIYEHEDDSDDDDPHHGKLSAHSSVRHTVWLLIHLIAVIAVTKMNATPLETLLSSMNAPVAFTGFLVALLILSPEGLGAMKAVLNNQVQRAMNLFFGSVLATISLTVPVVTVIAFFSGKELHFALGAAEMVVMVAALVLCHISLSSGRTNVLNGAAHLALFAAYLMTIFA, encoded by the coding sequence ATAATGCATACAAATGAAGCGGTGAAAACCCGCCATAAGGAAACTTCGCTTTTATTCCCGATTCTGGCACTGACAGCGCTGTTTTTCTTCGGAAGCAGTCAATCGCTCCCGGCAGTTATCGCTGTTAATCTTCTGGCTCTTGTCGGTATTTTATGTAGTGCATTCAGTGTTGTTCGTCATGCTGATGTGCTGGCTCATCGGTTAGGGGAGCCTTATGGATCGCTGATTTTAAGCCTTTCAGTCGTTATTCTTGAGGTAAGTCTTATTTCCGCATTAATGGCTACCGGAAATGCCGCTCCCACGGTGATGCGCGACACACTCTATTCGATCATTATGATCGTCACCAGCGGGCTGGTCGGCTTTGCGCTGCTATTAGGCGGCCGAAAATTTGCCACCCAGTATATGAATGTGCTGGGCATTAAACAGTACTTAATTACCTTGTTTCCTCTCGCCATTATCGTGCTGGTCTTTCCAATGGCGCTGTCAAAGGGCAATTTCAGTACTGGGCAGGCGTTGCTGGTCGCCCTGATTTCTGCTGCGATGTATGCCGTCTTTTTGTTAATTCAGACCAAAACCCACCAGAGCCTGTTTATTTACGAACATGAAGATGACAGTGATGATGATGATCCGCATCATGGTAAATTATCAGCTCACAGTAGCGTCCGGCATACGGTATGGCTATTAATTCACCTGATCGCGGTTATTGCCGTCACCAAAATGAATGCCACGCCGCTTGAAACGTTACTTTCCAGCATGAACGCCCCGGTCGCCTTTACCGGTTTCCTGGTGGCACTGCTGATCCTCTCACCGGAGGGACTGGGTGCGATGAAAGCGGTGCTGAATAATCAGGTGCAGCGGGCGATGAATTTATTTTTCGGTTCCGTACTGGCTACGATCTCGCTGACGGTCCCTGTCGTCACCGTGATCGCTTTTTTTAGTGGTAAAGAGCTGCATTTTGCGCTGGGAGCAGCAGAAATGGTGGTGATGGTCGCCGCGCTGGTGCTGTGTCATATCTCCCTTTCATCGGGGCGTACCAATGTGCTTAATGGCGCTGCACATCTGGCACTTTTTGCCGCCTATCTGATGACCATCTTTGCCTGA
- the narL gene encoding two-component system response regulator NarL, producing the protein MKQQEQATILLIDDHPMLRTGVRQLISMASDIRVIAEAGTGEQGIRLAETWDPDLILLDLNMPGINGLETLDKLREKALSGRIVVFSVSNHEEDVVSALKRGADGYLLKDMEPEELLKALQQAAAGEMVLSEALTPVLAASLRANRGTAERDINQLTPRERDILRLIAQGLPNKMIARRLDITESTVKVHVKHMLKKMKLKSRVEAAVWVHQERLLS; encoded by the coding sequence ATGAAGCAACAGGAGCAGGCAACCATTCTTCTCATTGATGACCACCCGATGCTACGTACTGGCGTCAGGCAGCTGATTAGTATGGCCAGTGATATTCGCGTGATTGCTGAGGCGGGAACCGGCGAACAGGGGATCAGACTCGCGGAAACCTGGGACCCGGATCTGATTTTACTGGATCTCAATATGCCCGGCATCAATGGCCTGGAAACGCTGGATAAATTACGCGAAAAAGCACTCTCTGGCCGGATCGTGGTCTTTAGCGTCTCTAATCATGAGGAGGATGTCGTCAGCGCCCTGAAACGCGGTGCTGACGGTTATTTACTGAAAGATATGGAACCGGAAGAGCTGCTCAAAGCCTTACAACAGGCTGCGGCGGGTGAAATGGTACTGAGTGAGGCACTGACCCCGGTTCTGGCAGCCAGCCTGCGTGCTAATCGTGGTACGGCTGAGCGCGATATTAATCAGCTTACGCCACGCGAGCGCGATATCCTCAGGCTGATTGCCCAGGGATTACCGAATAAAATGATTGCCCGACGACTGGATATTACCGAAAGCACCGTAAAAGTGCATGTTAAGCATATGCTGAAAAAAATGAAACTCAAATCACGGGTTGAAGCAGCAGTCTGGGTTCATCAGGAACGGCTACTGTCATAA